Proteins encoded together in one Pontiella desulfatans window:
- a CDS encoding sigma-70 family RNA polymerase sigma factor, with protein sequence MDNTDIECINAYLGGDANALEPLVEKYKRPLYSFILKMTEGREDADEIFQETWFRALKNIQKFQHKNFLNWLFRIAHNLVIDRARRNKKNVSLQSSIGGDDGDSTLEDHLAAPGITPAEESGGTMLGKQIEMAVETLSPDQKEVFLLRMYGNASFKEIAKLQQCSINTCLARMQYALGKLRSILKEEYEELQEAMP encoded by the coding sequence ATGGATAATACGGACATTGAATGCATCAACGCCTACCTGGGAGGCGACGCCAACGCGCTGGAGCCGCTGGTGGAAAAATACAAGCGTCCGCTCTATTCCTTCATCCTGAAAATGACCGAAGGCCGCGAGGATGCGGACGAAATTTTCCAGGAAACCTGGTTCCGTGCCCTGAAGAACATCCAAAAGTTCCAGCACAAGAATTTCCTGAACTGGTTGTTCCGGATCGCCCACAACCTGGTGATCGACCGGGCACGGCGGAACAAGAAAAACGTATCGTTGCAAAGCAGCATCGGCGGGGACGACGGCGACAGCACACTGGAGGATCATTTGGCGGCCCCCGGCATCACCCCCGCCGAGGAATCCGGAGGAACCATGCTCGGAAAACAGATAGAAATGGCCGTAGAAACGCTATCGCCGGACCAAAAGGAAGTGTTCCTTCTGCGCATGTATGGCAACGCTTCCTTCAAGGAAATCGCCAAATTGCAGCAGTGCTCGATCAATACTTGCCTAGCCCGAATGCAATATGCACTCGGTAAGTTACGTTCTATTCTCAAGGAAGAATACGAAGAGTTGCAGGAGGCCATGCCATGA
- a CDS encoding zf-HC2 domain-containing protein — protein sequence MKCQDAEQRILLHDSGEMPPKQAAALESHLRRCEPCNQFQQALAESHKVFQIQEEPSAKALQNVLREARRHAPEKKQANLWFLKPALAMAAVVAIALGFFFSTSASDKVGMELTVSKTQLMEGEDQMVSLMYDGLSEDDLAFNFLMTYEGTLASL from the coding sequence ATGAAATGCCAAGATGCGGAACAACGAATACTATTACACGATTCCGGTGAAATGCCACCCAAGCAGGCGGCCGCCCTGGAATCACACCTGCGTAGGTGTGAACCCTGCAACCAGTTCCAGCAGGCCCTGGCCGAGTCGCACAAGGTGTTCCAAATCCAGGAAGAGCCCTCCGCCAAAGCGTTGCAAAACGTGTTGCGGGAAGCTCGCCGGCATGCCCCGGAAAAGAAACAGGCGAACCTATGGTTCCTCAAGCCCGCCCTTGCCATGGCGGCGGTAGTGGCCATTGCTCTCGGGTTCTTTTTCAGCACCTCCGCCTCCGACAAGGTCGGCATGGAGCTGACGGTCTCCAAAACCCAGCTGATGGAAGGCGAAGACCAGATGGTCAGCCTAATGTACGACGGTTTGTCCGAAGACGACCTTGCCTTCAACTTCCTCATGACCTACGAGGGAACCCTGGCCTCCCTCTAG
- a CDS encoding thioredoxin domain-containing protein, with protein MHSFTNRLAHEKSPYLLQHAHNPVDWYPWGEEAFEAAAKEDKPIFLSIGYATCHWCHVMEHESFENEEIAQLMNEAFVCIKVDREERPDIDNIYMTVAQMMTGQGGWPLTILMTPDKKPFHAATYVPPEQRYGRIGMRQLIPRIDHAWKNQRAKVLDSSSQITDVLAKQQGTGGGEELDAGLLDAGYEELLSQYDKRKGGFGLQPKFPTPHRLIFLLRQGEAEGIKAVEHTLEEMRKGGIFDQVGFGFHRYSTDSAWLLPHFEKMLYDQALLAMAYTEAFELTGKPLYRQVTKEILEYVLRDMTTPTGGFYSAEDADSEGEEGLFYIWSSEEMKSIVGDDYDFVSQVWNIREEGNFRDESTGQINPNNIPHLSEILCDDDSTVLAISRKKLFEVRENRIHPLKDTKVLADWNGLMIAAFAKAGRAFGEQKYIDAAVQANGFVESEMRMETGELWHRWRESDTAVPGQLEDYAFMIFGLLELYESTFDIQFLETALDYNDILTTSFRDENKGGYFMTADDAEQLIVRPKELYDGAIPSGNSVQMLNLLKLARLTGRPELEKQAAETGKAFSGMIDRSPSNFSQALIALQFAEGESVEIVVVGEKDNPETKALLEHINSVHQPGKIVLFKDSDNSDQLARLAPFTKDQNQVEGKPTVYLCRNFACEKPINSLEELRRRFNTKLN; from the coding sequence ATGCATTCATTCACAAACCGTTTAGCCCATGAAAAAAGCCCGTATCTACTGCAACACGCCCACAATCCGGTCGATTGGTATCCGTGGGGTGAGGAGGCCTTTGAAGCCGCGGCTAAAGAGGATAAGCCGATTTTTCTCTCCATCGGCTATGCCACCTGCCACTGGTGCCATGTGATGGAGCATGAATCGTTCGAGAACGAGGAAATCGCCCAGTTGATGAACGAGGCGTTTGTTTGCATCAAGGTTGACCGAGAGGAGCGACCGGATATCGACAACATCTACATGACGGTTGCGCAAATGATGACCGGCCAGGGCGGCTGGCCGCTGACCATCCTCATGACCCCCGACAAGAAGCCGTTTCATGCGGCAACCTATGTTCCTCCGGAACAACGCTATGGACGGATCGGCATGCGCCAACTGATTCCGCGTATTGACCACGCCTGGAAAAACCAGCGAGCAAAGGTGCTCGATTCCTCGAGCCAGATTACCGATGTGCTGGCGAAGCAGCAGGGAACGGGGGGCGGGGAGGAACTGGATGCTGGATTGCTCGATGCTGGATATGAGGAGCTGTTGAGCCAGTATGACAAAAGAAAAGGTGGATTCGGGCTCCAGCCAAAGTTTCCAACGCCCCATCGGCTGATCTTTCTGCTGCGGCAGGGGGAGGCCGAGGGGATCAAGGCGGTGGAGCATACGCTCGAGGAAATGCGCAAGGGCGGCATCTTCGACCAGGTGGGTTTCGGGTTCCACCGCTATTCGACAGACAGCGCCTGGTTGCTGCCGCATTTCGAAAAGATGCTCTACGACCAGGCGCTGCTCGCCATGGCCTACACCGAGGCTTTCGAGCTGACCGGCAAGCCTCTTTATAGGCAGGTCACGAAAGAAATTCTCGAATACGTCCTTCGGGATATGACTACGCCGACTGGAGGCTTCTATTCTGCAGAGGATGCCGATTCGGAAGGTGAGGAAGGTCTTTTCTACATTTGGTCGTCCGAGGAAATGAAATCGATCGTCGGCGATGACTACGACTTTGTTTCCCAGGTCTGGAACATCCGGGAGGAAGGCAACTTCCGGGATGAATCGACCGGGCAGATCAATCCAAACAACATTCCGCACCTTTCCGAAATCCTTTGCGATGATGATTCCACGGTGCTGGCCATTTCCCGAAAAAAGCTGTTCGAGGTTCGGGAAAACCGGATTCATCCGCTAAAGGACACCAAGGTGCTGGCCGATTGGAACGGGCTGATGATTGCCGCGTTTGCCAAGGCGGGCCGGGCGTTCGGAGAGCAAAAATATATTGATGCCGCCGTTCAGGCCAACGGGTTTGTGGAATCCGAAATGCGAATGGAAACCGGCGAACTGTGGCATCGGTGGCGCGAAAGCGATACCGCCGTGCCGGGGCAGCTGGAGGATTATGCCTTCATGATCTTCGGCCTGCTTGAACTCTACGAGAGCACCTTCGATATTCAGTTTCTGGAAACCGCGCTGGACTATAACGACATTCTGACAACATCGTTCCGCGATGAGAACAAGGGCGGCTATTTCATGACGGCCGACGATGCCGAGCAACTGATCGTCCGGCCGAAGGAGCTATACGACGGTGCCATTCCATCCGGCAACTCGGTGCAGATGCTAAACCTACTCAAACTGGCGCGGTTGACGGGAAGGCCGGAGCTGGAAAAACAGGCGGCGGAAACCGGCAAGGCATTCAGCGGAATGATCGACCGGTCGCCATCCAATTTTTCGCAGGCTCTCATCGCCCTTCAGTTTGCCGAAGGCGAATCCGTTGAAATTGTGGTGGTCGGCGAAAAAGACAACCCGGAAACCAAAGCCCTGCTGGAGCACATCAACTCGGTCCACCAACCGGGCAAGATCGTGCTGTTCAAGGATTCCGACAACTCGGATCAACTGGCCCGGCTTGCACCGTTCACCAAGGATCAAAACCAGGTGGAAGGAAAACCAACGGTCTACCTTTGCCGCAACTTTGCCTGCGAAAAACCCATTAATTCGCTCGAGGAGCTTAGGCGTCGTTTTAATACCAAATTAAACTGA
- the rpsB gene encoding 30S ribosomal protein S2, with the protein MADTFTKTIAVADLLDAGLHFGHQTKRWNPKMKRYIHGAKNGIYIIDLNKTLSQLELSKLFLKDVVLRGEKVLFVGTKKQAREIFKNTAEDTNQPYVIHRWLGGMLTNNKTIRSSVARMRELQKMEKDGSMDKLLKKEVSVLRRELTKLERNLTGIGNMEKKPGALFVVDLKREHLALAEAKRLNIPVVALVDTNADPDLVDYPIPGNDDSLRSVGLICEVLGETIKAADAEYAAKAKAEREAREAAEAVEREKAKAAREERQKKEAEEKKKREEVLKKIKEQKKKADAAKKAEAAAAKEAAAAEAPVAEEAAPVVEEAAPVAEEAAPVVEEAAPVAEEAAPVAEEAAPVVEEAAPVAEEAPVEEVKEEASAEEPKAEAPAEEESEEKKED; encoded by the coding sequence ATGGCGGATACATTCACCAAAACCATCGCTGTTGCCGACCTGCTTGACGCAGGCCTGCACTTCGGCCACCAGACCAAACGTTGGAACCCGAAAATGAAGCGCTATATTCACGGCGCGAAAAACGGGATCTACATCATCGACCTGAACAAGACCCTGTCGCAGCTCGAACTCTCGAAATTGTTCCTGAAAGACGTCGTCCTGCGCGGCGAAAAGGTGCTCTTCGTCGGCACCAAGAAACAGGCGCGCGAAATCTTCAAAAACACGGCGGAAGACACCAACCAGCCCTACGTCATCCATCGTTGGCTCGGCGGCATGCTGACCAACAACAAAACCATCCGCTCCTCCGTGGCCCGCATGCGCGAGCTGCAGAAAATGGAAAAAGACGGCTCCATGGACAAACTTCTTAAGAAAGAGGTTTCCGTGCTTCGCCGCGAGCTGACCAAACTCGAACGCAACCTGACCGGTATCGGCAACATGGAAAAGAAGCCGGGCGCCCTGTTTGTGGTCGACCTCAAGCGCGAGCACCTCGCCCTCGCAGAAGCCAAGCGCCTTAACATCCCGGTTGTTGCCCTCGTTGACACCAACGCCGACCCGGATCTCGTCGACTACCCGATTCCCGGCAACGACGATTCGCTTCGTTCCGTTGGCCTGATCTGCGAAGTCCTCGGCGAAACCATCAAGGCCGCCGACGCCGAATACGCCGCGAAAGCCAAGGCCGAGCGCGAAGCCCGCGAAGCGGCAGAAGCCGTTGAACGCGAAAAAGCCAAGGCCGCCCGCGAAGAGCGCCAGAAGAAGGAAGCCGAAGAGAAGAAGAAGCGCGAGGAAGTGCTGAAAAAGATCAAGGAACAGAAAAAGAAAGCGGATGCCGCCAAGAAGGCCGAAGCCGCCGCTGCCAAGGAAGCCGCCGCCGCTGAAGCACCAGTCGCAGAAGAAGCCGCACCGGTAGTTGAAGAAGCTGCCCCGGTCGCAGAAGAAGCCGCACCGGTAGTTGAAGAAGCTGCTCCTGTCGCTGAAGAAGCTGCCCCGGTAGCCGAAGAAGCTGCCCCGGTAGTTGAAGAAGCCGCACCGGTTGCCGAAG